GAACTAACTAATGTGGCGGGTGATTCGGTCATACAAAGTACTACCTGTACGTCTAATGAAAAACGGCGTCATGTAACGGGTCTTGTTCCTCTTGATAAATTTTCGGTAAACGCCATACGGGGGGTGGTCACATCTCCCTCATATTTTGTTATATTTACCAAAACGACCGGTACTATGGCGCTTTCGGTCTTTTTTGCTTTGTTAACAGTGGCTTGTACCTTATACATCATACAGGTAGTATTCAAACAGAAAAAATATACGCAGAGTGTTACTGATTACACCCATTATACTGTGCATCAAATGCAGACTCCCATTATGCTGGCTACATTATCCCTCAAAAAATTGCACAGTAACAGGAATGATGCAGAAGTGGATCCATACCTTGATATTTCAGAGAAGAACCTGAGAAAATTAAGTTCATTATCTGATGCATTGTTGAATATTGCCACACAGGAGCATAGTTCTATGAAGATCACACGGGAAAAATTTGATATTGTAGAGTCTGTCAAGGCGCTTGCTGAAGAACGTTCTTTTAAGCAACAAAACAAACAGGTGAAAATTATTGTAGATCACCAATTTAGAGATATGTTCATAGTTGCAGACCGGTTGCACCTGATTAATGCGGTCAGCAATCTTATTGATAATGCTATCAAATACTCGGAAGTACAGGTTACCATCAATGTTGTTCTTGAAGAAGTTTCCGAGGATATCCGTATATCTGTAGTCGACAACGGGATAGGTATAGAGAAAGAACATCTTAATCATATATTTGACCGTTTTTATAGGGTAGTAGGACAACCAGGCCATACGGCTGTAAAGGGATTCGGATTAGGATTGAGTTATGTCCGGGCGGTTTGTGAGGCACATGGCGGTTCAGTTCGCGTATTTAGTGAAAAAGGGGAGGGGAGCAGATTTGTCATGGAAATTCCGGATGTTTTTGATTTGTTTTAAAATGATTTAATTTGCAGGATGAAACAAATACTAGATCCGGAACATCTCACATTTCGAGAAACAGCATTTGATTTACTGATGCAAAGGCGTATCCGTAACGTCCTTTTGTTGTGTAGCAGTTATGATGCGTTTGTCCTTGAGGAAGACGGTAGGGTGGACGAACAGATATTCAATGAATATGTTGCCCTTAATCTTCGCAATGCTCCCGGGATTGTACAAACAGATACTTCAGAAAAAGCATTTGAGATATTGTCTACGACAAAAATAGATCTGATCATTTCCATGTTAAGCATCCGTGATATAGATCCTTTTAGCCTGGCAAAAAAAATAAAAAAGAACTTTTCCCATATTCCTATTGTAGTTCTGACGCCTTTTTCCCGGGAAGTTTCGCTCAAGCTGCGTAATGAGGATCTTAGCGCCATTGATTTCGTTTTTTGCTGGCTAGGAAACGGGGATTTGTTGCTGGCCATCATTAAATTGATCGAGGACTGGATGAATGCACCTCATGATATCGAAGAAGTCGGAGTACAATGTATCTTGCTGGTCGAAGATTCAATACGTTATACTTCCTCTTATTTGCCGGTGTTGTATAAAATGATCCTCACCCAGTCGCGTCAATCCATGCGGGAAGCATTGAATGAACATCAAAAAATGCTCCGTATGCGCGGACGGCCTAAAATCCTGCATGCATCCACTTACAGCCAGGCTGTGGAATTATACCACAGGTATAAAAATAACCTGCTGGGAGTCATTTCCGATGTAACCTTTAAAAAAGAAGGAGAACCAGACAACAGGGTTAATGCCGGATTCGACCTTTGCCGTTTGATTCGTTCCGAAGATCCGAACTTACCCATACTACTGCAATCTTCAGATATTGAAAATGCCCGCTTTGCCGGAGAACTGCAGGTTGGTTTCATACATAAATATGCAAAGAACCTGTCTGCAGAATTGAGTTCTTACATTAAAGATCATTTTGGATTCGGCGATTTCATCTTCCGGAATCCTGAAACTTATGAAGAAGTGGCACGTGCTACTGATCTGAAAAGTTTACAGGTGCAGTTATGGAATATTCCTGACGAAGTCCTGATTTACCATATTTCACGCAATCATATCTCCAAGTGGTTTAATGCCAGAGGATTATTTTCTATTGCCCGTATTTTTAAGTCATTGAATATGGATGACTTTAAAGATATCCAGTCTGTACGAATGTATATGGATAGGGCCATGAGTATTTATTTACAGGATACCGGTCGTGGTATTATCGCCCAGTTTGATAAGACAACATTTAGTAAGTACCTTTCCTTTTCCAGGATCAGTAACGGAACAATCGGTGGAAAAGCACGCGGATTGGCATTCATCGATACGGTAATCAAAAAGAAAAAAATATACAACAAATATCCTGGTGTATTGATTGATATTCCACGTACAGTGGTTGTCGGAGCAGATATTTTTGAAGAATTTATCGAAAGCAATAATTTATATTCGATTGCTCTTTCAGGAGCCTCCGATCAGGAAATCCTGGAAGCGTTTCTAAATGCCCGGCTTCCTGAACGCGTTAAGGAAGACCTTTATACATTTGCATTGCTCGTTAAGACCCCGATAGCAGCGAGGTCTTCTAGTAAGCTGGAAGATTCCCATTATCAGCCATTTGCTGGAATATACTCGACCTATATGCTGCCTAATGCGTCTGACCCGGCCCTTACAGTTCAAAATATAGTGCGGGCGATAAAAGCTATTTATGCTTCGGTTTTTTTTCAGAGTAGTAAAGCATATATTGCAGCTACATCAAATATAATCGATGAAGAAAAGATGGCGGTCATCCTTCAGGAAATCTGTGGTACAAAATATGGGACACACTTTTATCCCACTGTATCAGGAGTGGCACGTTCAGTCAATTTTTATCCGATAG
This genomic window from Bacteroidales bacterium contains:
- a CDS encoding HAMP domain-containing histidine kinase, coding for MQQKIRIAVILTGVALICIIAAQSIWLYQSSKLHYALFDRYANMMLEASVEEEFDMRMHKDFAHFVVLPTGEDMDKPMLDSISVEHGVQPKDSIIDIGYDSESEFINIQNRLKYAFNSVIPPDIYTIDSIYSSLVKKEYPNDEVFIELTNVAGDSVIQSTTCTSNEKRRHVTGLVPLDKFSVNAIRGVVTSPSYFVIFTKTTGTMALSVFFALLTVACTLYIIQVVFKQKKYTQSVTDYTHYTVHQMQTPIMLATLSLKKLHSNRNDAEVDPYLDISEKNLRKLSSLSDALLNIATQEHSSMKITREKFDIVESVKALAEERSFKQQNKQVKIIVDHQFRDMFIVADRLHLINAVSNLIDNAIKYSEVQVTINVVLEEVSEDIRISVVDNGIGIEKEHLNHIFDRFYRVVGQPGHTAVKGFGLGLSYVRAVCEAHGGSVRVFSEKGEGSRFVMEIPDVFDLF
- a CDS encoding phosphoenolpyruvate synthase, giving the protein MKQILDPEHLTFRETAFDLLMQRRIRNVLLLCSSYDAFVLEEDGRVDEQIFNEYVALNLRNAPGIVQTDTSEKAFEILSTTKIDLIISMLSIRDIDPFSLAKKIKKNFSHIPIVVLTPFSREVSLKLRNEDLSAIDFVFCWLGNGDLLLAIIKLIEDWMNAPHDIEEVGVQCILLVEDSIRYTSSYLPVLYKMILTQSRQSMREALNEHQKMLRMRGRPKILHASTYSQAVELYHRYKNNLLGVISDVTFKKEGEPDNRVNAGFDLCRLIRSEDPNLPILLQSSDIENARFAGELQVGFIHKYAKNLSAELSSYIKDHFGFGDFIFRNPETYEEVARATDLKSLQVQLWNIPDEVLIYHISRNHISKWFNARGLFSIARIFKSLNMDDFKDIQSVRMYMDRAMSIYLQDTGRGIIAQFDKTTFSKYLSFSRISNGTIGGKARGLAFIDTVIKKKKIYNKYPGVLIDIPRTVVVGADIFEEFIESNNLYSIALSGASDQEILEAFLNARLPERVKEDLYTFALLVKTPIAARSSSKLEDSHYQPFAGIYSTYMLPNASDPALTVQNIVRAIKAIYASVFFQSSKAYIAATSNIIDEEKMAVILQEICGTKYGTHFYPTVSGVARSVNFYPIAPEKNIDGVANIALGLGKYVVEGGVGIRFSPKYPQKILQLSTPQMALNETQKYFYALDLSNENFIPGIDDSTNIIRLPLSAAEKDKTLRHVASTYDFDSKILRDGVMHEGKRIISFSKILNHNSFPLAEILDDLLKIGQHELNSPVEIEFAINLDVPAGSPKIFNFLQIRPIVSEQRNSIELQ